The proteins below come from a single Prolixibacter sp. NT017 genomic window:
- a CDS encoding argininosuccinate synthase, protein MSEKVVLAFSGGLDTSYCAIYLSKEKDLEVHTAIANTGGFSPEELTDIEKRAYALGVKSHKTLDVTEEYYQKGIKYMVYGNVLRNNTYPISVSSERIFQAIAIIEYAKKIGAKYVAHGSTGAGNDQIRFDLAFQVLAPEIEIITPTRDMELTREFEINYLKDHGVQADYTKMAYSINAGLWGTSIGGKETLTSNQTLPEEAYPSQLKKEGEETLTLDFVKGQLKGVNGNKHFSTIDAIRQVEEIGSVWAVGRDMHIGDTIIGIKGRVGFEAAAPMLIIKAHQMLEKHTLTKWQQYWKDQLGNWYGMFLHEAMYLEPVMRDIEKFLESTQENVTGKVIVKLRPYTFQLVGIESEHDLMKSEFGEYGEMNKGWTADDAKGFTKILGNQLKIFYSVNKK, encoded by the coding sequence ATGAGTGAAAAAGTAGTTCTGGCATTTAGCGGAGGTTTGGATACATCGTATTGTGCCATCTATCTGTCGAAAGAAAAGGACTTGGAAGTTCATACGGCGATAGCCAATACAGGAGGATTTTCTCCTGAAGAACTGACCGATATTGAAAAACGTGCGTACGCGCTGGGAGTGAAGAGTCACAAAACCCTCGACGTAACGGAAGAGTATTACCAGAAAGGTATTAAATACATGGTGTATGGTAATGTATTGCGAAATAATACCTATCCCATTTCTGTCAGTTCGGAGCGTATTTTTCAAGCCATCGCCATCATTGAGTATGCGAAAAAAATTGGCGCCAAATATGTGGCTCACGGTAGTACCGGTGCCGGAAACGACCAGATTCGTTTTGATTTGGCTTTTCAGGTTTTGGCACCGGAAATCGAAATTATTACGCCTACGCGTGACATGGAGCTGACCCGTGAGTTTGAGATCAACTACCTGAAAGATCACGGTGTACAGGCCGATTATACGAAGATGGCTTACTCCATTAATGCCGGACTCTGGGGAACCAGTATCGGAGGTAAGGAGACGCTGACCAGTAATCAGACATTACCGGAAGAGGCGTATCCAAGCCAGCTGAAGAAGGAAGGTGAGGAGACATTGACCCTCGATTTTGTGAAAGGTCAGTTGAAAGGGGTGAATGGCAACAAGCATTTCAGCACCATCGATGCTATCCGTCAGGTGGAAGAAATTGGTTCTGTATGGGCTGTTGGCCGCGACATGCACATCGGCGATACCATCATCGGTATCAAAGGCCGGGTAGGATTCGAAGCAGCTGCTCCGATGCTTATTATCAAAGCACACCAGATGCTGGAAAAACATACGCTGACCAAATGGCAGCAGTACTGGAAAGATCAGTTGGGCAACTGGTATGGAATGTTTCTTCACGAAGCGATGTACCTCGAGCCGGTGATGCGCGATATCGAAAAATTCCTGGAAAGTACACAAGAGAATGTTACCGGAAAGGTGATTGTCAAACTGCGTCCGTACACCTTCCAGTTAGTAGGAATTGAATCGGAGCACGATTTGATGAAGTCGGAATTCGGTGAATACGGCGAGATGAATAAGGGCTGGACTGCAGATGATGCCAAAGGATTTACCAAAATTCTGGGCAACCAGTTGAAGATTTTCTATTCAGTCAACAAGAAATAA
- a CDS encoding arginine repressor, whose protein sequence is MKNRTQRLLAIKKIISGDRISSQDELLNLLNKEGYEVTQATLSRDLKSLQVMKISDSQHGYIYRLRENLANTDESVPDISHANFLADGFLKVEFSGNLGVVTTLPGYASSIASVIDKANLFEILGTVAGDDTILLIVREGVGRNDVINALIMTMPKLEGKID, encoded by the coding sequence ATGAAGAATCGGACACAACGCTTGTTGGCCATCAAAAAAATTATCTCAGGTGACCGAATCAGCAGCCAGGATGAGCTGCTGAATCTGTTGAATAAAGAGGGATACGAGGTGACGCAGGCGACGCTTTCGCGAGATTTGAAATCGCTTCAAGTGATGAAAATCAGCGATTCACAACATGGATATATATACCGTTTGCGTGAAAATCTGGCGAATACTGATGAGTCTGTGCCGGATATTTCGCATGCCAACTTTTTGGCCGACGGTTTTTTAAAAGTAGAATTTTCAGGAAATCTGGGGGTTGTGACAACGCTTCCGGGGTATGCCAGCAGCATTGCATCGGTAATTGACAAAGCAAATTTATTTGAAATATTAGGAACAGTGGCAGGTGACGATACCATTCTGCTCATTGTCAGAGAGGGAGTTGGCCGTAATGATGTCATCAACGCGTTAATCATGACCATGCCCAAACTGGAAGGTAAAATTGATTAA
- the proC gene encoding pyrroline-5-carboxylate reductase codes for MKNLNICIIGGGNLGRAMAEGFLKAGLPAKQLVITRRRPHLLDDLAKQGVRVTADNAAAVKGADLVIVAVKPYQAEGVLQGISSALVTGQMVASLMTGVSIESLKSWLPDNVIPFRVMPNTAIALQESMTCISAPDCNDEQKEVIQELFETLGKVIYINEELMAAATVLGACGIAFALRFIRAATQGGIEIGFGAEVAQEIVAQTVKGATELILQTGHHPEREIDKVTTPKGITISGLNAMEHQGFSSALIQGLLVSYNKINNG; via the coding sequence ATGAAGAACCTGAATATTTGCATCATTGGAGGAGGAAACCTGGGACGGGCCATGGCCGAGGGCTTTTTGAAAGCCGGTTTACCTGCGAAGCAACTGGTGATTACCCGTCGGCGACCGCATTTGCTCGACGACCTGGCAAAGCAAGGTGTTCGTGTTACTGCAGACAACGCCGCTGCGGTGAAAGGAGCCGATTTGGTTATTGTGGCGGTGAAACCTTACCAGGCCGAAGGTGTCCTTCAGGGAATTAGTAGCGCGCTTGTTACCGGGCAGATGGTGGCTTCACTGATGACGGGTGTGAGCATTGAGAGCTTGAAATCGTGGTTGCCAGACAATGTTATTCCATTCCGGGTGATGCCAAACACAGCCATTGCACTGCAGGAGTCGATGACCTGTATTTCGGCACCCGATTGCAATGACGAGCAAAAAGAGGTGATTCAGGAGCTTTTCGAAACGCTTGGAAAAGTTATCTACATCAATGAAGAGCTGATGGCAGCCGCTACTGTCTTGGGAGCCTGTGGGATTGCGTTTGCTCTTCGATTCATTCGTGCGGCTACGCAAGGTGGGATTGAGATTGGCTTTGGCGCAGAAGTAGCGCAGGAAATTGTTGCTCAGACGGTGAAGGGTGCTACCGAACTCATTCTGCAAACTGGTCATCATCCCGAAAGGGAAATCGACAAGGTAACCACACCGAAAGGAATTACCATCTCAGGATTGAACGCGATGGAACATCAGGGATTTTCGTCGGCTTTAATTCAGGGATTACTGGTATCATACAATAAAATTAACAACGGTTAA
- a CDS encoding GNAT family N-acetyltransferase, translating into MFPLKKNNKDEKAAIKVVVAGEEHIKYVDEVNDAIDLASKERGTGIARRTHEYIESKIKEGKAIIAIDGDKFAGFCYIETFGTNKFVANSGLIVPREYRGHGLARRIKQRAFELSRSKFPEAKIFGLTTGLAVMKINSDLGYKPVTFSELTDDEQFWKGCQSCVNYDILQRTGRSKCLCTGMLYDPAWKNGNGKKGKTPFQVFREWVDKRKAEKQALAENKNGKKTE; encoded by the coding sequence ATGTTTCCGTTAAAGAAGAATAACAAAGACGAAAAAGCTGCCATCAAGGTCGTAGTGGCCGGAGAGGAACACATCAAGTATGTGGACGAGGTGAACGATGCCATCGACCTGGCTTCGAAGGAGCGCGGTACAGGTATTGCGCGCCGTACGCATGAATACATTGAATCGAAAATAAAAGAAGGCAAAGCCATTATTGCCATCGACGGCGATAAGTTTGCTGGCTTTTGTTACATCGAAACATTTGGCACTAACAAGTTTGTAGCCAACTCGGGACTGATTGTTCCCCGAGAATATCGTGGCCATGGTTTGGCCCGCCGCATCAAGCAGCGCGCGTTCGAACTGTCACGCAGCAAATTCCCCGAAGCTAAAATCTTCGGTCTGACGACCGGATTAGCGGTGATGAAAATCAACTCCGATTTGGGGTACAAGCCTGTCACTTTCTCGGAATTGACCGATGATGAGCAATTCTGGAAAGGCTGTCAAAGCTGTGTGAACTACGACATTCTGCAGCGAACTGGTCGGAGCAAATGCCTGTGTACTGGAATGCTTTACGATCCGGCCTGGAAAAATGGCAACGGGAAAAAAGGAAAAACTCCGTTTCAGGTATTTCGCGAATGGGTCGATAAACGGAAAGCGGAAAAACAGGCACTGGCCGAAAACAAAAACGGAAAAAAAACAGAGTAA
- the proB gene encoding glutamate 5-kinase: MANRYSSIVVKIGSNLLTREDGMLNVARMAHFVDQIAALQKKGVRVILVSSGAVAAGRAEVEPQKKHDTVSRRQLWSAVGQVKLINRYADLFREHGLTCAQVLTTKENFSDRQHYLNMRNCINTLLESGVVPVINENDAISVTELMFTDNDELSGLIASMMDVEALFLLTNVDGVYRGNPGEPDSELIRHIAVGETVSEELISTQKSNFGRGGMLTKSSIASKLAGQGVAVHIANGVHLNILTDLMDPNSDIPHTWFEPEKRKSNTVKKWLAHSDDFARGEVFVNDGARDALLSHRATSLLTIGITGVQGQFKTGDIVRVKDAGGKLLGLGKAGFSSKIVEREMGAKYDKPFIHYDYLYLG; the protein is encoded by the coding sequence ATGGCAAACCGCTACTCCAGCATTGTGGTGAAAATTGGAAGCAATCTGCTTACCCGCGAAGACGGTATGCTGAATGTTGCGCGTATGGCGCACTTTGTCGATCAGATTGCTGCGTTGCAGAAAAAAGGTGTCAGGGTGATTCTCGTTTCATCGGGTGCGGTAGCTGCAGGTCGGGCTGAGGTGGAGCCCCAGAAAAAGCACGATACGGTTTCAAGGAGGCAGTTGTGGTCCGCCGTAGGGCAGGTAAAGCTCATCAACCGGTATGCCGACCTGTTCAGGGAGCACGGACTGACGTGTGCCCAGGTTTTAACCACCAAGGAGAACTTCAGCGACCGGCAACATTACCTGAACATGCGTAATTGCATCAACACGTTGCTCGAAAGTGGCGTCGTGCCGGTTATCAATGAGAACGATGCCATTTCGGTTACGGAATTGATGTTTACCGATAACGACGAACTTTCCGGCCTCATTGCTTCCATGATGGATGTGGAGGCGCTGTTTTTGCTGACCAATGTGGATGGAGTATACCGTGGAAACCCGGGCGAACCGGACAGTGAATTGATTCGGCATATTGCTGTTGGCGAAACGGTTTCTGAAGAATTAATTTCTACTCAGAAGTCGAATTTCGGCCGGGGAGGCATGTTAACCAAAAGTTCTATCGCCTCGAAGTTGGCAGGGCAGGGCGTAGCCGTTCATATTGCGAACGGTGTTCATTTGAATATTCTGACTGATTTGATGGATCCGAACTCGGATATACCACATACCTGGTTCGAACCGGAAAAACGGAAATCGAATACAGTGAAGAAGTGGCTGGCACACTCAGACGATTTTGCCCGCGGCGAAGTGTTTGTGAATGACGGCGCCCGCGATGCGTTGCTTTCCCACCGGGCAACCAGCTTGCTCACTATCGGAATTACCGGGGTGCAGGGGCAGTTTAAAACCGGCGACATCGTGCGGGTGAAAGATGCCGGTGGAAAGTTGCTGGGATTGGGGAAAGCGGGCTTCTCCTCCAAAATTGTGGAACGGGAAATGGGCGCTAAATACGACAAACCATTTATTCACTACGATTACCTTTACCTGGGGTAG
- a CDS encoding aspartate aminotransferase family protein, whose translation MELFDVYPLFDVEPVAAKGCTITDKNGVEYLDLYGGHAVISVGHSHPYYVQMLSEQLKKMGFYSNSVQNPLQRELAHKLGALSGYEDYSLFLCNSGAEANENALKLASFHTERARIVSFEKSFHGRTSAAVAVTDNPSIVSPLNDTVERTFLPLNDVEALESELMEGDVAAVIVEGIQGIGGCRVPEPSFLEEAGKLCHRYGTVLILDEIQSGYGRSGKFFAHQYANVKPDLITIAKGMGNGFPVGGVLISPEFEARKGMLGTTFGGNYLACAASIAVLDIMQNEQLIENAEVVGNYLMASLTGIDKIKEVRGRGLMLGLEFDEPIAEIRKKLLFEEKIFTGVTGTHTIRLLPPLAVTREQAERFLLSLKRVLG comes from the coding sequence ATGGAACTTTTCGATGTATATCCGCTGTTCGATGTAGAACCGGTGGCGGCCAAAGGGTGTACCATCACCGATAAAAATGGCGTCGAATACCTCGATTTATACGGCGGACACGCCGTGATTTCTGTTGGGCATTCGCATCCTTATTATGTTCAAATGTTGAGCGAACAGCTGAAGAAAATGGGATTCTATTCCAACTCAGTCCAGAATCCATTACAGCGCGAACTCGCTCATAAGCTGGGAGCACTTTCCGGTTACGAAGATTATTCTCTTTTCCTGTGCAACTCGGGTGCCGAAGCCAACGAAAATGCATTGAAGCTGGCTTCCTTTCATACAGAAAGAGCCCGCATTGTTTCTTTCGAGAAGTCGTTTCATGGCCGTACTTCTGCAGCCGTAGCTGTAACCGATAACCCTTCCATTGTGTCACCTTTGAACGATACCGTGGAGCGGACTTTTCTTCCATTGAATGATGTAGAAGCCTTAGAAAGCGAACTAATGGAAGGCGATGTGGCGGCGGTCATAGTGGAAGGCATTCAGGGCATTGGGGGTTGCCGTGTGCCGGAACCTTCTTTCCTGGAAGAAGCCGGAAAACTTTGTCATCGGTACGGAACTGTCCTGATTCTGGATGAAATCCAATCGGGTTACGGGCGAAGCGGAAAATTCTTTGCGCATCAATATGCCAATGTGAAGCCCGATCTCATCACCATAGCGAAAGGAATGGGAAACGGTTTCCCGGTAGGAGGCGTTTTGATTAGTCCGGAGTTTGAAGCCCGCAAAGGAATGCTGGGAACAACTTTTGGTGGCAATTATCTTGCCTGTGCTGCCAGCATTGCTGTGTTAGACATTATGCAGAATGAGCAGTTAATCGAAAACGCTGAAGTTGTAGGCAACTACCTGATGGCGTCGCTGACTGGCATTGACAAAATCAAGGAAGTCCGTGGCCGCGGTCTGATGCTCGGATTGGAGTTCGATGAGCCTATTGCAGAAATCCGAAAGAAGCTGCTCTTCGAAGAAAAGATATTTACCGGTGTAACCGGAACTCACACCATCCGTTTGTTGCCACCTTTAGCTGTTACCCGTGAACAAGCCGAGCGGTTTTTATTATCGCTGAAAAGGGTATTGGGTTAA
- the argC gene encoding N-acetyl-gamma-glutamyl-phosphate reductase, with the protein MATVSTGIVGGAGYTAGELLRILLNHPAADVSCIQSSSNDGQPVTSVHKDLIGETDLVFSDIDFDAVDVIFLCMGHGKSAEYLEKNDVPQRVKIIDLSHDFRLKREGNDFVYGLPELNREEIRTAKRIANPGCFATGIQLTLLPLAAAGLLTNEVHVHAITGSTGAGQSPSGTSHFSWRNSNVSVYKAFQHQHLGEIRQSLAQLQGQFEQPLNFIPVRGNHARGIFASVYTDFEGTVEEARELYQRYYEGHPFVHLSPENPDLKQVVNTNKALLYLEKHDGKLLILSCTDNLLKGASGQAVQNMNLMFGLKETAGLNLKPVAF; encoded by the coding sequence ATGGCTACAGTAAGCACGGGGATCGTTGGCGGTGCGGGTTATACGGCGGGTGAGCTTTTGCGCATCCTGTTAAATCATCCGGCTGCCGATGTTTCCTGTATACAAAGTTCCAGCAACGACGGGCAACCGGTTACTTCGGTGCACAAAGATTTAATCGGGGAGACCGATTTGGTGTTTTCTGATATTGACTTTGATGCTGTTGACGTGATATTTCTCTGTATGGGACATGGAAAGTCAGCCGAATATCTTGAAAAGAACGACGTTCCGCAGCGTGTAAAAATTATCGATCTGAGTCATGATTTCCGCTTAAAGCGGGAAGGAAACGATTTCGTATACGGTTTACCCGAATTGAACCGCGAAGAGATTCGCACCGCGAAACGCATTGCCAATCCAGGATGTTTTGCTACCGGTATTCAGTTGACTTTGCTGCCATTGGCGGCAGCTGGTTTGCTCACAAACGAAGTGCATGTACATGCCATTACAGGCTCAACCGGGGCGGGTCAGTCTCCTTCCGGGACTTCGCATTTTAGCTGGCGCAACAGCAATGTGTCGGTGTACAAAGCTTTTCAGCACCAGCATCTGGGAGAAATCCGTCAAAGCTTAGCACAGCTGCAAGGGCAGTTTGAGCAACCGTTGAATTTCATTCCCGTAAGGGGAAATCATGCGCGCGGTATTTTTGCTTCGGTTTACACCGATTTCGAAGGAACAGTGGAAGAAGCCCGCGAACTGTATCAGCGCTATTACGAAGGGCATCCGTTTGTGCATTTGTCACCGGAAAATCCGGACCTGAAGCAGGTGGTGAATACCAATAAAGCACTGCTTTACCTGGAAAAACATGATGGCAAACTGCTTATTCTCTCCTGCACCGATAACCTTTTGAAAGGTGCGTCAGGGCAGGCTGTACAGAACATGAACCTGATGTTCGGATTGAAGGAAACCGCCGGGCTCAACCTGAAGCCGGTCGCATTTTAA